TAGCTTGAAAATGCTAACCAGCTTATAGGATTAGGTACAACCGGTCAAACCGATATCCTTACCTACTGGAAATCCCGCCGCGATGACTTTCCTATCCTTTACTGTATGGCACGGGATTTCTTAGCTGTGACAATAAATGGTGTCGGTGTAGAACGTTTATTTAATAGTGCTCGAGATATCTGCCACTACCGCCGAAGTCGCCGCCATTCCGATACAATTGAAGCAACAATGCTCCAGATGTGTACTGATCGATTTACAATCGATGAAGAGTTTCGGAATATCATGGATGATATAGATACAgaggatattctttttactGTTGATGAAAGGCAGGATGACGATATGGAGAACATAATCTATATCAGTGATATagaggatgtggatgatcttgaagatgattCTGAGGACAGTGCTATATTGATTGAGCAAGCTGCTGAACCCTCACTCCCTAATTCAGATCTTACGCGTACCCAACAGGAGGTAGATGCTCGTACATCCCGTAGTTTACGACATCATGATCGACGTCCAAGGCAATATAAAGAATAGgtttctatagtatttatctaGACAGAATCCAGGCTATTTATTACTACTGAATTTCTTGACTATTAATTCTTGAATTCTATAATCTAAATCATTCGACGTGTCGCGGTAACAGCGTTgtaagtaaaataaaatggaAAAAATGTAATAAATATTGTGAAATCATAGTGTATTAATTACCAATTAACCTACGGTTATTAACCTAACCGCCATAACCTAACCTACCCTAGCCTACGGTTAACCGCGGTTAAGAGGTCTCTTAACCTTAACctagtttattattaatatacagATTAAATCTCTTAATCAGATTCTCTAACAGTACTGTATTGGTATATTGACTAGTCtagaaattctatatagaactgtagatattaatatacgAGACAGTTCACCAACTAGGTGGAATGCAATACTTATACCAATGCATCTCCGTATCAGCATCCTTGAACCTTTGAATTTTGTCAATCACcccatcatctccaatcTTCCACTCACCAGCCTCCACCATCTGCGTCTATTGTATTAGTACTTTATCTAACTGAATATAACCACGATTATTAAATCCGTTGAGTCCCGATTGGTAGAGactctcatcatcgtctttAGGTTGGGATTCTTTATCTTCTATCACTATTCCAGTTTGAGCTCCATCGCTAGTGCGAGTCCACCCGTTTTCCCCAACCTTGAAAGGTAAAAGAAGATAACACGCATTTGAAAAGGCACGGGTTGTTCTTGAATGGATAGTTTCTATGTACACCCTAGCTGGGATCTCTGGAGTATCGCTACGTGGTTGAGAGGTCGATAACGGGGGCGGTGgggaaagaggatgaagCCCATGGCCAAGGCCCTTCTCACCATCCgtatagaaaagaagcaggGGCAGTGATGTTGGATCATTCGTTGGATAGGAGCCGAGGTAAGGTTGGTTGGCGAATTCTGCGACGGTTGGTAGTCGAATGCCAGGTGCAATATAGCGAAAGTGGATCTTTTGTGTGGAGAGACCCATGAGAAAGTCGTGCGCAAAGGTATTTGGTGGTAGATTGATTGAGGCAAGCAGGCTTGGGTCGGACCAAGGATTGTAGGAGTCAGCTGCTTCACGGGATGGTTGGCGGGCCTCAATAGCCTCCAGGAGTCTCTGCATAGCAGACAAGGCTTTTTCTACATCGATGTTGGTATATGAATGGAGAACCCATGGCTTAATAGGCCTCGGCCAGTTCGGAGGGTCAGGACCCATCAGGGTGACCTTGCCTTCGTCAATCATATCGAGATAGGAATCGAGAATGACCTCTAGTGGCTTGAATCCCCAGCCGTGGATACACATTGGACGCTCTTCGAATTTATAGCCTACGAAGGCTGCTAGAGATTCTTCCTGGTCGTATCTAGATCATCGcttattagctatattacaTATTGTGGTCAACGGGCGCTTGTCGCTCTTACAAAATGCCCCTCTCATCGCCCATGAGATACCCTGTGGCGCAATAGAGCCACACAAACCGACCGGGGTATAATTCCTTAACCCAGGTCTCGAAGAACGCATCAGGGTCATTGAGGCTACTTATCCAGTAAAATAGAGCAGGTCTATCTGTCCAATCGCTGGGGCCATCCTTGGGATCGAACAGGGCCAATTTTAAGAACTTAATAAGAGAAGGGTCTAAAGTTTCTGCAGTCTTCAGCGATGGCGAAAAATACTCCCACCAGGTAATATGTGATCCTGAGTAATATCCACTCCATGACAGGCGATAAATCTCATTGTTCAATGCTGCGCATCGCTCATAATCTAGATGGCCTTGTTGCCGCACTGGATTGGCCGAGGTGATGCGTGGTTCCACTGACATCTTTAATGATTTGACGGGAGGGTTGGATTGATTAATTAAGACGAGGCGGCACtggaaggggagagaggCGGCGATATATAATCGATTGCGTTTCGTTTCTTGGCAAAGGCCACACTAATCATTTTCAGGTTACATTATGATTTTCCCGGTTTTGCTACCCACTAAGTGGAAAATCCAATGCATCCTGTGGCCATATCCATGTTTTCCAGACTAGTATCTTTGCAATCTATGGCATATTGCCCAAATTGAGTGGTATAGGTTGTACCTATGTATTGGAATCTCTTTAAAGCTTACTACAGACAAGGAGTATTCATAATCGGTAGAGTGGTATAATTAGAATCTTCACTTCAGACACCAAGCAGAGTCCCAACTGTGAAGGCTCAATATACCACTGCTGTTGACTCGATATATTCATAGCTTAGCACAATCGCCAGAATAACAGGAATACTGACTATTCGCAGTGTTAGATTGTATATGATAGTATTCTCTCTTTATTACTCTGTACAGTTCTAATTAGCGCCGATAGTTGGGATAGATTTTGGAATCTACTAAGTTAAGAGCCACAATTTATTATTTCCGTAGGGCTAGAAAAGGATACTTGTCTTTCTGTCTTTGGGCGCTATTTAGTCTCTACTTCTAGCTCTAGTGGGGACTGCGCGCcagatttataaattactttagtaatttttattaagaaGAAGTTCTGAAACAGTGCGGTATATGCTGAAATATTAGGTATAGTTTATAGTCTCTGAATAAAAACGGCTAGGACGGGGACTCAggtataaatattactattgATCTTAATAAGCCTCGTAGTTCGCCCTGTAAAGTGGTATAACTAAGCTCTGTTAGGGAAAATCTAAATAGggtatattactattaggCGTAATAAGTTAGCGCACAAATTTATCCCCTAATCGGTGTATtgataatataaaaatccaCAAGCTTTATTTAAGTATCTAGGACACAACTCTCGACCCTTAGagctataaatatactagacGTGCCATTCTCCTGTCAGAATTTCTATGATAATAAGAAAAGCCAATGAAAAGATTCACCGCGTCAAGTACATatgaatgtatgtatattggTTACAgtcgtactccgtaagtatcttctccagcttgcaTAAAGAGCAGTCTTGTTTAACCTGTCTCATTGGAATGAATTAACCGTCTTCTTATATCTATCTTGAGTCTATCTATTCAAGttgtttcttatttcctCTCAATGGCCTTCTTAAAGGGCTCCCAGAAAGAACCCTACTTTGGGATGAAAGGGGGGGGTGGCTGACCTTCTGGATTACTGTAAGCTCCTTTCCTGTCCAAGTCATGTTTCCAAAACGTGGCTAACTCCTTGTTTACTGAGCAGGTTGCCTGTGCCACAGACATGAGTTTGTTTGGATATGATCAGGGTCTTCTCAGTATGCTTATCCCAAGCCCCTGACCCCTGAGAGGGCCGCGTATGATACTAACAATGATCTTCGAAAGGCGGCGTTGTGGTTACGGAAGACTTCTTGGTGGTTCACGATCTGGTCGGAACGTCAAAGACTAAGACGCTCTCCACTGTCACTGCCATCTACGACGTTGGGTGTTCCTTCGGCGCACTCGTGGCTTTCGACATTGGGGAACGCCTGGGTCGAAAGAAGTCAATCTTACTAGGAACCACCCTCATGGCTATCTGCACCCTCCTCAAGTGCACATCTTACAGTCTTTTACAAATATTCGTCGGTCGAGTAACTCTGGGGTATGTTTCCGAAATCAGTGGTTTCTTACTTCGATTCCTTTCAATGACTAAGGTGAGGCCAGTTTCGGAAATGGCATCGATACATCAACAGCGCCAATCTGGAAAACAGAGACTTCCTCACCAAAATGGAGAGGGAAGCTCGTTTTCTTAGAAATGGTCATGAACCTCCTTGGCTTTTCCGTGGTCAACTGGATCAACTACGGTCTTTCATTTGCCGGTGGTGCGGTGGCCTGGCGGTTTCCGATCGCTTTCCAGTTCATGTTCATCTTCGTTCTCTTTGCAACTGTCCCATGGCTTCCCGAGTCCCCGAGGTACGTTGTCTACTCTGATCTTGTTTAGACCTACGAATGTGTCTCCAGTCACTAACTTACTATGTCACCCTAAACGCAGATGGCTCATGCAGAAAGGATACGAAAAGGAAGCCATCGAAATCCTATCATGCATCGAAGACAAGCGCATCGACGACCCCTATGTTGTGGCACAGAAAAACGAATTCGAATACACGATATACTACGAAAGAGAGAATGCCATCCGATGGCGCGACATCCTTCTACGCAGAAAGACCGACAGCACAGATTCCAAAAGCTTGCGACGACTGATCCTTGGCGCTGGCACACAATTCATGCAACAATTCGAAGGTATCAATATAATGCCTTACTATCTGCCCACTGTCCTCATGAGATTTGTGGGGCTTTCTGATTCGATGGCACGGCTTCTTACGGCAGTCAATTCTGTCACCTATCTTATTTACACCTGCTGTGCCGTAGGGTTGATTGAGCGAATGGGACGCCGCGGCCTGATGATGCTGTTTACCGCAGGCCagttctttgctttcctgaATATTACGATCCTGCTGCGTTATGCGGAGGCCAATGCTGGTACTGTCGAAGGACAACGATTTGGTTTCGCCTCTATTGtgttcttttccctcttctatATTTTCTTTGGTCTTGGCATGCTCAAGATCCCGTGGCTTTCCTACAGAGCGCAACTCCCTCCAAATGCGGAACAAGGGAGCTGCTGTGGCGACGGCAACCAACTGTTAATCAAATtcgattatatatattctgtTCCGACAATCATCCTGACTTGTCCAGAATGACAAACTTTGTCATGGTGGAGATCACTCCTATTGGAATTGAAAACATCGGTTGGAAGTTTTGGATAGTCTGGACAGTGTTCAACGCCGCGTTCTTGCCAGTCatctatttcttttatccAGAAAGAGATGTTGTCTCtgcttttattctttcctGAGGAAATACTTACCTTGAGTTTGTTCTAGCCAACCGCACCCTAGAAGACATTGATGCGTACTACCGTTCGAACCCGTCGTTGATCGTCATCAAGGATCCGGATGCCATCTCCGTCAAACGCCCGTTGAAGTACATTGAGCGCGAAGACCACGAGATGAAAAAGATTGGTGAAATCAGGACGAAGAAGGTCGATGATCTTATGGTGGAACATGTGGAATAAATGAAACTGTCGGAGTGTTGGTTATATGGCGCAGCATGAAGGGGTGAAGGGATTGACGATGTCGTGATATACCTTGAGATATAGGTAGTAAGCGGATCACTTCTTATTCAAGCCCTCTGATTACAACTACATCGTAAAGAAAAATTGTACGGCCAAGACTACACTGGTTATATCGGAAACAGCGAACCTGCCTTTGGGATCTGATTCAATATGTTTATGCCCTTGCAgtagtaatattaaagaagGCCTGGCTCCACATTCCCACGACGAGCCGCAGGAGGTCCGCGGAAATTGATTCCGCAGAATTATTCCAATCACGGTTTCTAATATCAGTCTGTTATCTTCCGATCTTTTCGAGATTTAGGGCTAGCTAATGCCGTGGCCCAGTTCCTCGAGACTTACGTCTCATCGTACAATCGACCGAGGGATTTTAGAACACTCCTTTTAGTGTCCAAGATAGCGGTTTAGTATTTAAACTATAGTCTACTATGACTTGAGTAACATGACACCTGGATAAGATTGATCAGATGCGTGATTATGCATAAAAGATGAGGTTCACACTCGCGTTGACCTGAAGTACGGAGAAAAGAGTTCACAGCCTACCTGTGGGATTCTCCCGCcctgaaaaaaaaaaaaaaaaagaaaaaggaaaagaggaaaaaaaaaaaaaaaaatcaaattaaaAAGCTGTACAGTGCTCTCTCCAATTAATTATCGATTATCCTAAGAACCCACTGGTCGCAGTGGTACCCATTTTCAAGGCATAAGCAAGTCGGGTGTGGGGCAATCCGTGCAAATTAAATTCATGCAAAGCTCCACTTCAGTCGTCTATCCAGTTTAAAACAATCCTAGTGGAAAGATAGCCAGGCACCGTAATGAAGATTTTCTCAATTTTTCCTCCATCAAGTTCACCAGGGCGAGGTGGCCTTACTACAAGTCGTTATGAAAAGACAACAGAGGGAAAACAAGGAATGTTATACAAAAGGGCATCAGTTGAACAAGTGACGATATTTCGAGTTAGGGCTTTAGAGTTTGCCGTTCGATTTGCCACATCGCAAGTATGACGGAAGATCTTCGGCGGTACCATAAAATCGTGAGAGATTTACGGCTATTGtgcgagagaagaggaaacctGCAGTGGAAAGCGTGTAGTTATGCTACAATCTACAGTGTAGACAGGGTTACGACCCTAGAATGGTGGGtggattaatatagaaaCAACGCACTAGCTCAACGAGCGATCAATGCCTTTCATAGTAGCAGTTGTTAGGCAGCCTTAGAAAATGCAAAACAAAAGGGGCAGAGAAATGGAAATGCAACCAGATGAACTGATTATCGAGAAAAGTCTACGGAAAAGTGCTTCGAAGCCAGTGGCGGATGTAGTTCGTCATAGACATACCGTTCGGATAAAAGAGCCGGCCGGAAGCTCATATTGTTGCCGTGGTCGATTGCAAGGTTAACGACAGTTTTCACGAATATGCTCCGGAGTGTGGTTGCTTTGAAAATGAGAATTTCCTGGACGGATGAGTCTCATATTGAAAAGCCACTGCGTCAAGAATTAGCGGATGTGTCGAGAACGTTGCATTAGTCGTACTCCACCCAAGGCATCGTGGAGCTATAGCCGTGGGTCTTCCAGCGCTTTGGCCTGTCACAGAACTCGAAACTCTTCACCGGCCCCAAGAATGGATTTGCCATCGAATCGACCGAGGGTTCCGTACTCCATAATGACGAAATCCTCGGTCGGCTTTCATGCTTTTCACTTGTCTGTTCGGCATGCCGAAACGGAATCCTCGGGGTCCAGTCTAGGAACGCCCGGAATTAACTTTCTCATCTGAACGAATTTTCAGCTCTTCAAATGTAGAAATCGGCGGTGCAGTTTCctgttccttttctattcCCTTTCCATGAGACGGTCGGATTGGTTCGTAATCCACTGACTCCAGCGCCTTTCTGTTGACTGTCTCTTACAATGGCCGATCAACCCGCCAACAACGCCCCGCATAGTCAGTCCAGTAATTCTTTTCTGGACAGGTTAGGACCTGAATAATTGCTGTGTGTTTATCACGGTCGGGCTGACACCTCACTAGGCTAAagggcttcttcggctttgATAACGATGTCGACCCCGATGAACTGCGTAACAGCAAGGACATCGAAATCCACTCTTGGAACGGTCCAAACGACCCTGAGAACCCGTACGTAGTCATCCTGTCTGTCAGGATGGTCGCATTCGTACTTACTGACCCTTCTTAGGTTCAACTGGAGTCTTAAGTACAAATGGCTTTTAACAGTCACTGTTTGCTTCATGTGAGATCCTATCGCTTCGCTTTGATTGATATGCGCTGACCCCTTATAAAATAGCTCTATCTTGACTGGACTTCCAGCAGGAACCTATGGCTCTGGAAATGACtggatggaagagaaattcCATGTTCAGAattctccttttcccaacCTCTACTGGGCAACGACGTCCTGGAATATGGGCGCTGCCTTCTGGCCGTTGATCTTTGTGCCTCTCACTGAGTCTTCTGGTCGTATGCCTGGGTACTTTGTAGCCTATGTGATCCTGGTGATTTCCTTATTCCCATCGGCATTCGCGAATAACTTCGCCACGCTGGTTGTCACTCGCTTCTTTGGTGGCGGTGCCTCCTCGGTCTCCATCAACATTGTCGGAGGAAGCATCAGTGACGTTTGGTTGGGTGAGAAGGCTCGCAGTCTGCCTATGTCGTTGTTTGGCTTCACCAGTGTTGTAGGTATTGCACTGGGCCCCTTCATCGGTTCGGCCATTGTACAGATCCACAAGTCTGACCCTTGGCGTTGGTAAGCGATCTCATCTCTTCGTGTATCAAATACACATCTCTGACAGCACATGTCTCGCAGGATCTTCTATATTCAGATTATCTATAATGCCGCCCTCATCCCCGTGTTCTACCTGATCCTCAGCGAAACCCGCCCTGATGTGATCTTAAAGAAACGGGCCCGAAAGATCCGGAAGGAAACCGGCCGACCTGTCTATGCCCAAGCAGAACTCAACAAAGTCAACACACTCAAGCTTCTGCAGATCTCCTTCCAACGTCCTACACGTATGCTCTTAACTGAGCCTGTTGTTATATTCTTTACTCTCTGGATCAGTTTTGCCTGGGGTATTTTGTATCTATTCTTCTCCAGTGTGGTCCAAACCTACAGCACCAATTATGGCTGGGGCGTTATGGCCACTGGTCTTGTTCAACTCGCTATCTCCGTGGGTGCGGTCATCGGTACAGCCATCAACCCTATCCAGGACTGGATCTATCTGAGTTCGGCCAGACGCAACTCCGAAAAGCCCGGCAAACCCATCCCCGAGGCTCGTCTTTACACCGCGATCCCCGGTAGCTTACTTTTCGCAGCTGGCCTGTTCTGGTACGGTTGGGCCAGTATGCCCGACGTGCACTGGATTGTACCCACGATCGGCATCACGGCTGCCGGTATCGGTATCTACTCCATCTATATGGCTGTGGTCAACTACCTTACCGACGCGTACGAGAAGTACGCCGCCTCGGCTTTGTCGGCTGCTTCGTTGGGTCGTAACTCGTTCGGTGCTTTCCTCCCTCTGGCTTCGCCTCAGCTGTTCTCGAATCTCGGCTTTGGATGGGCCGGTTCGTTATTGGGCTTTATCGGTATCGCGCTTTCGGTTGTCCCTGTTGTCTTGGTGTTGAAGGGTCCTCAGATCCGTAATAGTAGTCCTTTCATGCGTGAGTCTATGTGGACTTCggatgaggttgatgagGTGGATGAGCCCAGTGCGGAGAAGGTGCCTACTGCTGAGATCCCGTAAATGGTGGTTCATATTTTCCTTGAAATGCCGGTAAGAGGCAGCTCCTTTGGTTTCAGTCTTTGTTAAAGCTATTGCTTGCTCTTATATCGCTCTTAATTGAGTTGAGTGTACATATTAAGCCTGCTTACATATTGGTTCACATGGGCTACAATGTCATATGAATACATATACAAAAGAGTTTCTGGCATGCAGAATGCGTATAAACTTTTGCACGAATTATTCATTTGGTCCTGGACTAAATACGAGAAAGGCAAACGGTCGTTATCCAAATAGTCAGGTGAGCTAGGTCTGCTTGGTACTGGACACCAAATCTCGAGCCAGCTTCGCTATACTGCTCAATTTTGCAGCAGTGTCGCTGTCCTTGAGTCGCTTTGCTGGTTCTGTGAAAAAGGTTTCGACCCCGAGCCTTGGATCTTATTGGACTTCCCTTGAGAATCGATTCGGCTGAAAGCTTCCTTCATTACATGGAAGTCTTTGACCACTTGCAAAGTCTTGTTGCTCACGGACTATGACACCGTTCACATTACACGAGGGCGTGGCTCGATTAGTTTACTTCGCAGTTTCGGGCGCGACAATGCCATCAGCTGGGATTTTCTCGAGAATCCAACAACGAAAACCGGTGTGGTGACCAGCTTGCAGGGCGCCATCTTGTCGAAGCGAAGAACCATGGATCCCTTCAAGGCCATCATTACACTCAGTGCTCGCCTGGATACATTTGCCACAATCAATACCCTTTTCAAGAAGGATcccaaggatgatgatgtctgGTATGACCCTAAGGAGGCCACTACAAACTCACTGAATCAGTATGACATCGACAACCTCGGAACACTGAATCTGAAGTCCCTCTCATGTGTAACGTTCCATACTCTACTAATGGACACGGTGAAGGAGGAGCGAATACATGGATAGAGATGACCGCTGGAGGGAGATGCAACATAACCATTGCATACTCACTCTTTCCGGGAAGAAGATAATTACACTGACCAATAACCGTTTAGCTGGGTAGGAGAGAGACAAACACCTCGCACGTCGTGCAACTACAAATGGGATATGCTATGTCTCCAAAGGTGGTTGGTGTGGAAGACTTGGGTGTAGGACAGGGTTACGATTGTTTGTTGTTCAAAGAAATCTCGTCGCTGAAACAACTTGTGAAAGAGCGTTCTTTATGCCTAGTGGAAGATGTCCATTCTATTTTTGATAATTCTATTCCTTTGCTGAGCTTCGTTTAACCTTTTGTGTACTGTGGTTCACTACCAGTCTCTAACAGTCCCAAAATAAAACCGAGACACTACATTTCCGCCAAACTATTAAGAGCGTCCCGATTATAGTGCTGCAAAGAGTCACAGTTAGACGTTGCCAAACAAACATGGACAAGTTGAGAGTTATCAATAACCCACCAGAAACTGAGATACAAGCTGTCGAGTAAGAGATATCCATTCGCCTCTCCACAGATCAAGTGTCATTTCACTAACACACAGCCTCATTTAGTGTTGTTGCTGTCCATGGCGTCGCCGGCTATAAGACTAGCACATGGGAGTCCTTAGATCCCGGCACCATAAGTTATGTCGAATGGTTCAGCGGCCGTTCCATTGTGCGGGTCTCAGTATATGAATACCATTTTATTAGCAAAGGGGCGAACGCTTTCACCAGACTTGGACTTCGAGCCGAGGCGCTTGAGATGCTTGAAGCCATTTCCAGGTTGCAAGGaggaaaacaaacaaaaattGTATTCGTCGGGCATGACATTGGCGGGATACTCATCAAAGAGGTGACTATGGCAAAGACCCTGTGTTGATCTGAGATCCGTACGCTAAGATAACCAAGGCACTCATCCAGGCCGCCTTTGGACATGATGCTGATGATCAACATAACGAGGGCGAACTTGAGAATGTCGAGGGCAAGGAGTACTCTTCCGACGATGGAGACCTCAAGGGAGATGACTAGGGGGCAATAAATCAGCTTGCACAGGGCATATGATAAAACTATTTACTTTTCCTAGGTCTCATACACCCGACGCTGGGGATAACATTCTAGTGCTAGTGGTTAACGTAAGAACAATCATTTGGCTACCATGAATCACCGACTATAGGCTCCCTCGAGATCGATTGGAAGACGGTAGTCTGGGGATGTTCCCAGTTACCCTTGACATACTTGGCACCGAAAAGCTTTGAGCCACATACTGTACATGTTTCTAAGACTGCCATACGCCCTCGTAACCCACAATGAAAACTCTCAATCCACATATAGAAATCCGTCCCTGGAGTTGGTAGAAATCGAGTTTCAAATGAGGAATTAAAGGGCCATTGGTAGTACGGTCAACACATCAAGGCACCAAGGAAACGTGCTAAGGCAGTGGCAACACACGGGTATCATACATCGTAGTGACGGTTAATGTCCTCCCCAACAGGGCGTGACTACAAGATAGTCTCGCACCTTGTAGGGTCCAGATGTTCTTTCCAGTAAATTAGGTCTAATCACTTACCCTATCACCACTGCCTATTTAGGGTAGTAAGGCTATACATGTAGTGGGTACTACTTTAACATGCTATTAGGGAGAGGGGTCTAACCTAGGAGCTATTGAGATACCTGAATATATACATGGAGGGACCTACATAAACTTTGTAAGTAGTGGTATTCCTCGGAGCACCTATATACCTATACTACACAGGGCCCTACTAGACTGAATACATTAGATATGATCAAGACAGTATATCCATAGTGAGATACACAACCAGCATACAGGACTACCCAGGATATACAGCACCATCAGCCAATCAGAATACAGGTCACTATAGCGCTTTACATGCATGTTGTTAGGGTTGATAGTGCTCTAAGCTTCTCTCCACCAGGCATGTTACTACTAAAGGCTCACTCAGGAAAAGCTCAGAAGTATAAGGAGCCTCGCCCATGAGACCTATTTACAGTGATTCAGTCCTCACTAAGCACCACTGGTCTCTTAGCCAGTCAGCTTGTAGGGACCCGTCCTCCCACAATCCCACCGACCTCGGCTGGATGAGGGAGATATATCCAAACGTTTCCATGTCCGAATGTCATTTTGGGGGGAAGTGAATTTGGATGAGGCTCCTATACAAAGTGGGccccttttgttttttcaCTTTTCTGCCAAGTTTGATAGAGGATGGCATTGTAGTTCTTCGGAGTTTGTGGACGTTTTCAATCCCACCTCAGATAGGATTAACCGTTCTTTACTACGGGGAATGACATACATGTCCTCTGAATCCTctttcattattattattcgtctttctattcttcctccttttttaCTCTGTTTGTCTTTATCTCTTCTACAAGATTACTAGTTGTCCAATATCTGTTACCTCGACAGCTTGCTCGGAAGGACTGGTTTTCCTTCTCGTACCCCAGGCTTGACGATGACAATCACTTACCCATTGTGGTCAGAAATTATTGGTTGTGGCTGAAGTATACTGAAAGGCTTGGGGAATCATTAAATTTCATTCAAATAAGTTGACACAGCATTGCTAAGGTGAAGAAAGTTATTTCCAGGGTACCTCCACGTCAGGTGTAGTGCTAGGACTAGAATGGTATGGTGGGGCCCGCCCCGATGATCATTGGTGGGCCCGAACACGGCGTACCGCTCAGCCTCTTTGCGACCCTCGTTATCACCAtctttcatcatcttccttcatcatcttcaactttCGATTtcatctattattttatcatCCAAACTATCGGTCTTTCGTTTCGTATTCGTTTCACCTACTTTACTTAACGTGCTCTGGTCTAAATCTTGATTACTGtgctctccatctcttcagCCAGTAGCTGACACGATAAGGAGTCCGCAGCCATGGTTGTCTCGTCCCTTGTTCGCCGAGGCATGGAGCTGGCCTCCGACATGCCCATGAACTCCAAAAATCCTGAAGTGCCTTCCATTCATCTGTCAGGATGGCTGGCTGGTCTTTTTGTCTTCTCTGTCctagctttcttttttgttgtcttcTCGGTAAGGTCACTGTTCTTTGTCATGCTCCTATTTTAGTGGGTTGTGCTCCTCGAGATGTCCTACGGTCGCTAATACCATCTCTAGATCGAATACACCTATGGAATGGTGGTTGCAGCTCTCGCCGCTGTCGAGGAGACTAACCCCGATATCTATATCCGCGTGAAGACCGACTCC
This window of the Aspergillus flavus chromosome 8, complete sequence genome carries:
- a CDS encoding uncharacterized protein (expressed protein); the encoded protein is MARDFLAVTINGVGVERLFNSARDICHYRRSRRHSDTIEATMLQMCTDRFTIDEEFRNIMDDIDTEDILFTVDERQDDDMENIIYISDIEDVDDLEDDSEDSAILIEQAAEPSLPNSDLTRTQQEVDARTSRSLRHHDRRPRQYKE
- a CDS encoding uncharacterized protein (expressed protein); protein product: MSVEPRITSANPVRQQGHLDYERCAALNNEIYRLSWSGYYSGSHITWWEYFSPSLKTAETLDPSLIKFLKLALFDPKDGPSDWTDRPALFYWISSLNDPDAFFETWVKELYPGRFVWLYCATGYLMGDERGILYDQEESLAAFVGYKFEERPMCIHGWGFKPLEVILDSYLDMIDEGKVTLMGPDPPNWPRPIKPWVLHSYTNIDVEKALSAMQRLLEAIEARQPSREAADSYNPWSDPSLLASINLPPNTFAHDFLMGLSTQKIHFRYIAPGIRLPTVAEFANQPYLGSYPTNDPTSLPLLLFYTDGEKGLGHGLHPLSPPPPLSTSQPRSDTPEIPARVYIETIHSRTTRAFSNACYLLLPFKVGENGWTRTSDGAQTGIVIEDKESQPKDDDESLYQSGLNGFNNRGYIQLDKMVEAGEWKIGDDGVIDKIQRFKDADTEMHWYKYCIPPSW
- a CDS encoding putative transporter, whose translation is MAFLKGSQKEPYFGMKGGAPFLSKSCFQNVANSLFTEQVACATDMSLFGYDQGLLSGVVVTEDFLVVHDLVGTSKTKTLSTVTAIYDVGCSFGALVAFDIGERLGRKKSILLGTTLMAICTLLKCTSYSLLQIFVGRVTLGFGNGIDTSTAPIWKTETSSPKWRGKLVFLEMVMNLLGFSFMFIFVLFATVPWLPESPRYVKGYEKEAIEILSCIEDKRIDDPYVVAQKNEFEYTIYYERENAIRWRDILLRRKTDSTDSKSLRRLILGAGTQFMQQFEGINIMPYYLPTVLMRFVGLSDSMARLLTAVNSVTYLIYTCCAVGLIERMGRRGLMMLFTAGQFFAFLNITILLRYAEANAGTVEGQRFGFASIVFFSLFYIFFGLGMLKIPMTNFVMVEITPIGIENIGWKFWIVWTVFNAAFLPVIYFFYPERDFVLANRTLEDIDAYYRSNPSLIVIKDPDAISVKRPLKYIEREDHEMKKIGEIRTKKVDDLMVEHVE
- a CDS encoding putative MFS multidrug transporter; the protein is MADQPANNAPHSQSSNSFLDRLKGFFGFDNDVDPDELRNSKDIEIHSWNGPNDPENPFNWSLKYKWLLTVTVCFISILTGLPAGTYGSGNDWMEEKFHVQNSPFPNLYWATTSWNMGAAFWPLIFVPLTESSGRMPGYFVAYVILVISLFPSAFANNFATLVVTRFFGGGASSVSINIVGGSISDVWLGEKARSLPMSLFGFTSVVGIALGPFIGSAIVQIHKSDPWRWIFYIQIIYNAALIPVFYLILSETRPDVILKKRARKIRKETGRPVYAQAELNKVNTLKLLQISFQRPTRMLLTEPVVIFFTLWISFAWGILYLFFSSVVQTYSTNYGWGVMATGLVQLAISVGAVIGTAINPIQDWIYLSSARRNSEKPGKPIPEARLYTAIPGSLLFAAGLFWYGWASMPDVHWIVPTIGITAAGIGIYSIYMAVVNYLTDAYEKYAASALSAASLGRNSFGAFLPLASPQLFSNLGFGWAGSLLGFIGIALSVVPVVLVLKGPQIRNSSPFMRESMWTSDEVDEVDEPSAEKVPTAEIP